Sequence from the Kineosporia succinea genome:
TGCTGGTGCTCGGCGTCGACACCCTGATCTTCATGCTGCTGTTCCGGCTGCTGTCCGGCGTGCGGCTGCCCAACCACGACCTGTGGGACGCCGCGCTGTTCGGCGGTATCGGCCTGGGCGTGCTCAAGCTGCTGTCCGGCGTGCTGCTGAACAGCGCCTCGAACAACAAGTTCCTGGCCACCGCCGGCATCGCGCTGATCCTGCTGGTCTGGCTCAACCTGGTCTGCCGGCTCACGCTGCTGGCCGCGGCCTGGGGCGCCACGATGGCCGTCGACCGGGGTCACCTGGCCGACACCGCCGCCACCCCCGCGTCCACACTCACCGTGACCCGCGAGAAAGCCGGGACGGCCACCGTGACCGGGCCCGCCGCGTCCGCCAACCCCGCCGCCGCGGGCGTGCGCACCGCCACCCCGATGCCGCCCGCGCAGTACTCGCCGGTGGTCAGTCCCCGTGCGGCCGACCGGGTCTCGGTCGCCGCGGGGGCGGTGCTGGGGGCCGCCGGCTTCCTGGCCGCACGCACTGCGGTGGGGGCGGCGAAGTCGGTCGGCAGCGTCTTCCGGCGCGATCACGACGACGACTGAAACCCGGCCGACCACGATGGTGGACGTTGCGGCACCCGGGTGCCACAACGTCCACCATCGTGGTTGTGGGCTCAGTAGCGGTGACGGGACCGCTCTTGCCCGCGGGCCTTACGGTTGCGGGCCCGCCGGTTCGCCGCCAGCACCGGGCGCAGGCCGAACAGCGCGGCGCCCAGCAGCAGCACGCCGGTGAGGGCGAGCGGCCAGAAGCGGATCATGTCTTGCGTGGTGCTGCTCAGGGGCGTGGCGGGCAGGGCGGCGTTCAGGGCGGAGCTGCCCGACCCGTCGGTCACCGGGCCCGCGGTGGCGCTCGGCGACGTGCTGACCGGCGGCTCACCGGCCGCCGACACCGGTGCGATGTCCGGGCCGGTCATCGCCGTGACCTCGCCCGGCTCGACGAGGTGCCCCACCGCGTTCGCCTTCTGGCCGTTCTTGAAGGCCCACTTCAGCAGGTCGCCGCTGGGCGTGTAGATCGAGCCCTTCACCCGCATGACCACCGCGATGTAGTGGTGGCCCTGGTACGAGGCGGCCGACACGTTCGTGCCGAGAGCCTTGCTGGTGTAACCGTTCTTGACGCCCATGATGCCCGGGATGTAGCCGAGCAGGCGGTTGTGGTTCTGGATCTGGTAGTGCTTGCGCTTGGTGAGTGACGTGCCCTTGTTGGGGAACGCGTACGACTGGGTGACCATGATCTTGGCCAGTTGCTCGTCCTGCAGCGCCGAGGCACCCACCAGGGCCAGGTCGTAGGCGCTGCTCACCTGGCCCTTGGCGTCGAGCCCGCTGGTGTTGCGCACGACCGTGTCGAACGCGCCGAGCTCGGTGGCCTTGCGCTGCATCTGCGCGACCGCGCTCGCCTGCCCGCCGGCCAGGTTGCCGAGGGCGTTCGCGGTGTCGTTGCCACTGGCCATGATCAGGCCGTGCAGCAGGTCGTCGACCGTGTAGCGCGAGCCCTCGACGATGCCGACGCGGGTGCCGTCGATCGCCTCGTCGGAGTGGGTGCCGGTGTAGACCTGCTCGGCGTCGAGCTGCGGCGCGATGGTCAGCGAGGTGAACAGCTTCAGCGTGGAGGCCGGGCGCAGCGGCACGTGCACGTTCTTCGCGGCCAGGATCTCGCGGCTGTCGAGGTCGGCCACCAGCCACGAGGCGGCGTTGACCTTCGGCGGCGCGGCGACCCCGGACGGCAGGTCGGTGAGCGTCTTGGTGCTGATCAGGCTCTCGCCGCCGACCCAGGAGACCGCCTTCGGCAGGACGAAGTCGTCTTTCTTCTCCTTGGCCTGCGCGGGAGCGGCGATCAACGTGAGAGCGGTGGCGAGCACGGCGACGACGGGGAGCCGGAGCGGGCGGTGGGAAGTGGACATCGTGCTTCCGAGCGTACCTTCCGGGTCTGGACGTCCGGTCAGGAACGCACGACGAGGGCCGCCCGCCCCGCCGTCACGAAGCGACGACCGCGCGGGTCGAGAGCACGCCGCGGTAGTGCGCGACGAGTTCCTCACCGAGCAGGTCCCAGGTGTTGCGCTGCACCCCGACGCGACCGGCGGCACCCATCCAGCGGCGCTGTTCCGGGTCGTCGGCCAGGCTCTGCACGCAGCGGCGCAGGTCGTCGTCGTCCTCGGGGGCGTAGAGCAGGCCGTTCGTGCCCGGGGTGACCAGGTCGAGCGGGCCACCGGCGGCCGGGGCGATCACCGGCACACCGCTCGCCATGGCCTCCTGCAGGGTCTGCCCGAAGGTCTCGGAGGTGCCGGTGTGCACGAACAGGTCGAGGGCGGCGAAGGCGTCGGCCAGGTCGTCGCCGTCGCGCCAGCCCAGGAAGGTGGCGTTGCGCAGGGTGCGTTCGAGCGTCCGGCGGTGCGGGCCGTCGCCGACGATCACCAGGCGCACGTTCGGCAGCCCCCCGAGCGCGGCCAGGCGCTGCACCCGCTTCTCGGTGGCGAGGCGGCCGACGTAGCCGACGAGCACCTCACCGTTCGGGGCCAGCTCCGCCGTCAGCTCCCGCACGGCCGGGGTGGCGCGGCGGTCGGGATGGAACCGGTCGCTGTCCACACCGCGCTGCCACAGGGCCAGGCGCGGCACCGCGTGCGCCCGCAGCTCCCGCATCGCCGCGCTCGAGGGCGCCAGCGTGAGGTCGGCCTGCGAGTGGATGCGGCGTACCCAGCGCCAGGCGGTGCTGGCCAGCACGCCCAGGTGGTGCCGCGCCGCGAAGGCCGGTACGTCGGTCTGGAACACGGCCACCGTGGGCACCCCGAGCTGCCCGGCCGCGGTCACACCGACGGCGCCCAGGACGAAGGGGGAGGCGAGGTGCACGATGTCCGGCCGGAAGCCCGAGAGCGTGCGCAGCACCTTGGAACTGGGCATGCCGACCGGGAACTGCCGGTAGCTGAACGAGGGCACACCGACCACCGGGAACCCGGCGAAGCTCGCGGGAGCCGGGCCGGGGCAGATGACGACGGCCTCGTGGCCCTGACTCGCCAGGTGGTCGAGCACCCGGCAGACGCTGTTCGTGACGCCGTTGCCGGTGGGCAGGAACGATTCGGCGACGATGGCGACCCGCAGCTTCCCCGATCGGGGGGCGCTCGCGGGGAGGATGGGGGACACGGTCCCGGCCGGGTCCTGACGCACGAGGGCCAGCTCGCTACCGGCCCCCACCACAGACTCTCGCTGCATGGGTGAAGCTTCGGCCGGTGGGGTGAGCGAAAGGGAAGCGACGATGGTGACCGAGGTGAACAGCTACCGGCCAGGTGTTTCCGGTCCGACCAGGGGCGGACCACCCATTGCAGTCATCGGTGACAGCTCGTAGGTGAAGTCGGGCCCATCGGTGACGATTCCCCTGAGTTGGTCACAGAGAGGTTGCCCAGACCTCTACCGTTGGGCAGGTGACCGACCACGCGCCTGAGTCCTCCGTCGCCCTGCCCGGCTTCTGGGCCATCGTGCCCGCCGGGGGCGCCGGCACCCGCCTATGGCCGCTGTCCCGCCAGGCCCGGCCGAAGTTCCTGCTCGACCTCACCGGGTCGGGCCGTACGCTGCTGCAGCAGACCTGGGACCGGCTGGTTCCGCTCGCCGGCCCGGGCGGGGTCACCGTGGTCACCGGTACCGCGCACGCCGAGGCCGTCACCGAGCAGCTGCCCGACCTGGTCGCGGCGAACCTGCTCACCGAGCCCACCCCGCGCGACTCCGCGGCCGCCATCTGCCTCGCGGCCGCCGTGATCATGCAGCGTGACCCGGAGGCCGTGATCGGGTCGTTCGCGGCCGACCACGTGATCCGTAACGCCCCCGGTTTCGAGAGGGCGGTGGCCGAGGCGGTGTCCGCCGCCCGGCTCGGCGAGATCGTGACCCTGGGCATCGAGCCCGACCACGCGTCCACCGCCTTCGGGTACATCCGGGTCGGTGAGGCACTCGGCCTGCGCGACGCACCCTCGGCGTACCGGGTCGAGCGGTTCGTGGAGAAGCCCGACGCCGACACCGCCACGCGCTACCTGGCCGAGGGTGGTTACCGCTGGAACGCGGGCATGTTCGTGGCCCGCGCCGACGTGCTGCTGGGCGAGCTCGAGCGCAACCGGCCGGAGCTGTACGCGGGGGTCATGCGCATCGCCAAGGCCTGGGACACCGACGAGCGCGAGGCCGTGATCGACGAGTTCTGGCCCCAGCTCGAGAAGGTCGCGATCGACTACGCCATCGCCGAGCCCGCCGCCGAGGCCGGCCGGGTCGCCGTGGTGCCCGCCGCGCTGGGCTGGGACGACATCGGTGACTGGGCCTCGCTGGCCGCGCTGCTGCCGGGTGATGCCGCGCTCAAGGTGGTGGGCGACGCCGCCCAGGTGCTCGACGTCGACTCCTCCGGCATCGCGGTGCCGGCCGGTGAGCGGCTCGTGGCGGTGCTCGGCCTGAAAGACGTGGTGGTCATCGACACCCCCTCGGCCGTGCTCGTGACCACCCGGGAGTGGGCGCAGGACGTGAAGAAGGTCGTCGAGACCCTGACCCAGCTCGGCCGTCACGACCTGCGGTGAATTGCCGGGCATGAGGTAATCCCCTGGAGGATCCGATCTTCCAGGGGAGTCGCATGCCACGCCCACGCAGGCCCCGCAACGACCCGGCCCAGTACGACGACCTCACCGAGGAGTGGTGGCCCCCGCACGGCCGGTTCGCGGCGCTGCACTGGCTGGCCCGCGCGCGCGCCGGGCTGATCCCCGATCCGCCCGCGCCGGGGTCGCCGCTGCTCGACGTGGCCTGTGGGGCCGGGCTGCTGCAGCCCCACCTCACCGGGCGGCTGGCGGGCTGGTCCCACACCGGCGTGGACCTCTCGCTGCCCGCCCTGCGTCAGGCCCGGGCTCACGGGGTGCGCGCGGTGGCGGCCGACGCGGTGCGGCTGCCGTTCGCCGACGCCTCGTTCGAGTGCGTGGTGGCCGGTGAGGTGCTCGAGCACCTGCCCGACCTGGCGTCCGCGGTCGCCGAGATCACGCGGGTGCTGGCGCCCGGCGGCACGCTGGTGGTCGACACCCTCAACGACACCCTGTTCTGCCGGATCTTCCTGGTGCACCTGGCCGAACGGGTGCCGGGCGGTCCACCTCCGGGTGTGCACGACCCCGCGCTGCTGGTCGCGCCGGAGCGGCTGCACGCCCTGCTGGCCGAGCACGGCGTGCGTCTGCACCGGCCCACCGGCCTGCGCCCGGCCGTCGGGCAGTACCTGGCCTGGGTGACCCGGCGCCGCGACGACGTGACGATGCTGCCGGTGAACTCCGTGGCCGGGGTCTACCAGGCCATCGCCACCAAGGACGCCTCGTGACCCGCCCCGGGATCCGCCCCGGGACCCGCGCCGTGATCACCGGCCAGGGCCGGGCCGCGCCGGAACCGATTGCCCAGGAGGAGATCTGGGAGCAGGTCTTCGCCCCGCGGCTGAACGGCGACCGGGTCGCCCGGCAGATCTTCCTGCGGGCCGGCATCAGCACCCGGCACGCCGCGGTCGACCCCCGCCTCGTCGACGTCAGCGGCTGGAGCACCGGCGACCGGATGCGCCGGTACGTCACCGAG
This genomic interval carries:
- a CDS encoding glycosyltransferase family 4 protein → MQRESVVGAGSELALVRQDPAGTVSPILPASAPRSGKLRVAIVAESFLPTGNGVTNSVCRVLDHLASQGHEAVVICPGPAPASFAGFPVVGVPSFSYRQFPVGMPSSKVLRTLSGFRPDIVHLASPFVLGAVGVTAAGQLGVPTVAVFQTDVPAFAARHHLGVLASTAWRWVRRIHSQADLTLAPSSAAMRELRAHAVPRLALWQRGVDSDRFHPDRRATPAVRELTAELAPNGEVLVGYVGRLATEKRVQRLAALGGLPNVRLVIVGDGPHRRTLERTLRNATFLGWRDGDDLADAFAALDLFVHTGTSETFGQTLQEAMASGVPVIAPAAGGPLDLVTPGTNGLLYAPEDDDDLRRCVQSLADDPEQRRWMGAAGRVGVQRNTWDLLGEELVAHYRGVLSTRAVVAS
- a CDS encoding methyltransferase domain-containing protein; this encodes MPRPRRPRNDPAQYDDLTEEWWPPHGRFAALHWLARARAGLIPDPPAPGSPLLDVACGAGLLQPHLTGRLAGWSHTGVDLSLPALRQARAHGVRAVAADAVRLPFADASFECVVAGEVLEHLPDLASAVAEITRVLAPGGTLVVDTLNDTLFCRIFLVHLAERVPGGPPPGVHDPALLVAPERLHALLAEHGVRLHRPTGLRPAVGQYLAWVTRRRDDVTMLPVNSVAGVYQAIATKDAS
- a CDS encoding D-alanyl-D-alanine carboxypeptidase family protein; amino-acid sequence: MSTSHRPLRLPVVAVLATALTLIAAPAQAKEKKDDFVLPKAVSWVGGESLISTKTLTDLPSGVAAPPKVNAASWLVADLDSREILAAKNVHVPLRPASTLKLFTSLTIAPQLDAEQVYTGTHSDEAIDGTRVGIVEGSRYTVDDLLHGLIMASGNDTANALGNLAGGQASAVAQMQRKATELGAFDTVVRNTSGLDAKGQVSSAYDLALVGASALQDEQLAKIMVTQSYAFPNKGTSLTKRKHYQIQNHNRLLGYIPGIMGVKNGYTSKALGTNVSAASYQGHHYIAVVMRVKGSIYTPSGDLLKWAFKNGQKANAVGHLVEPGEVTAMTGPDIAPVSAAGEPPVSTSPSATAGPVTDGSGSSALNAALPATPLSSTTQDMIRFWPLALTGVLLLGAALFGLRPVLAANRRARNRKARGQERSRHRY
- a CDS encoding mannose-1-phosphate guanylyltransferase, yielding MTDHAPESSVALPGFWAIVPAGGAGTRLWPLSRQARPKFLLDLTGSGRTLLQQTWDRLVPLAGPGGVTVVTGTAHAEAVTEQLPDLVAANLLTEPTPRDSAAAICLAAAVIMQRDPEAVIGSFAADHVIRNAPGFERAVAEAVSAARLGEIVTLGIEPDHASTAFGYIRVGEALGLRDAPSAYRVERFVEKPDADTATRYLAEGGYRWNAGMFVARADVLLGELERNRPELYAGVMRIAKAWDTDEREAVIDEFWPQLEKVAIDYAIAEPAAEAGRVAVVPAALGWDDIGDWASLAALLPGDAALKVVGDAAQVLDVDSSGIAVPAGERLVAVLGLKDVVVIDTPSAVLVTTREWAQDVKKVVETLTQLGRHDLR